A genomic segment from Paralichthys olivaceus isolate ysfri-2021 chromosome 22, ASM2471397v2, whole genome shotgun sequence encodes:
- the LOC138406509 gene encoding uncharacterized protein isoform X2: MRSVCDLFIGNKTCRSYSLVSSSLVAVAEGVERLSSNQKDDIDAGRESLIKGLCIYLNENPDVLVQEYMDMTEATALSVIEKTTVGIYITREPGNDFSDVCIIIEGVVVLQDLGNVALATALLFGLFWSLNMRYPSQLRYTFRSDSKGDNGVGCDSTLEESPKLKDKTAPVRTAHCCAREAVSSR; this comes from the exons ATGCGTTCAGTGTGTGACCTGTTCAtaggaaataaaacatgcagaagCTATTCACTGGTTTCATCGTCTctggtggctgtggctgagggggtagagcggttgtcctccaaccagaag GATGACATTGATGCCGGAAGGGAGTCCCTCATTAAAGGACTCTGCATCTATTTGAATGAAAATCCCGATGTCTTGGTGCAGGAGTACATG GACATGACTGAGGCCACTGCACTGAGTGTCATCGAGAAAACAACAGTGGGAATCTACATCACCAGAGAGCCAGGCAATGACTTTTCTGATGTTTGCATCATCATCGAGGGTGTGGTCGTTCTTCAAGATCTGGGTAATGTGGCCCTTGCAACAGCCTTGCTGTTTGGACTTTTTTGGTCTTTGAACATGAGGTATCCATCACAGCTCCGCTACACTTTTCGAAGTGATTCAAAAGGTGATAATGGAGTTGGATGTGACTCAACTCTCGAGGAAAGCCCAAAGCTTAAAGACAAAACGGCTCCAGTAAGGACAGCTCACTGTTGTGCACGTGAGGCGGTTAGCTCCAGGTAG
- the LOC138406509 gene encoding uncharacterized protein isoform X1 translates to MDRTFALRRQEVICDAPMISNVQERWPAPFDAMEINVEFKRITTMPLQSRFLSQLDLLSGSLLRVFAKRSGEQGKKLKDIAGMMTDDIDAGRESLIKGLCIYLNENPDVLVQEYMDMTEATALSVIEKTTVGIYITREPGNDFSDVCIIIEGVVVLQDLGNVALATALLFGLFWSLNMRYPSQLRYTFRSDSKGDNGVGCDSTLEESPKLKDKTAPVRTAHCCAREAVSSR, encoded by the exons ATGGACAGAACATTTGCATTAAGAAGACAAGAAGTAATTTGTGATGCTCCCATGATCAGCAATGTACAAGAGAGATGGCCAGCTCCTTTTGATGCAATGGag ATAAATGTGGAGTTTAAGCGCATCACAACCATGCCTCTACAATCAAGGTTTCTGTCACAGCTTGACCTTCTCTCTGGAAGTCTGCTGAGAGTGTTTGCAAAGCGATCAGGGGAGCAGGGCAAAAAGCTGAAAGACATAGCTGGCATGATGACG GATGACATTGATGCCGGAAGGGAGTCCCTCATTAAAGGACTCTGCATCTATTTGAATGAAAATCCCGATGTCTTGGTGCAGGAGTACATG GACATGACTGAGGCCACTGCACTGAGTGTCATCGAGAAAACAACAGTGGGAATCTACATCACCAGAGAGCCAGGCAATGACTTTTCTGATGTTTGCATCATCATCGAGGGTGTGGTCGTTCTTCAAGATCTGGGTAATGTGGCCCTTGCAACAGCCTTGCTGTTTGGACTTTTTTGGTCTTTGAACATGAGGTATCCATCACAGCTCCGCTACACTTTTCGAAGTGATTCAAAAGGTGATAATGGAGTTGGATGTGACTCAACTCTCGAGGAAAGCCCAAAGCTTAAAGACAAAACGGCTCCAGTAAGGACAGCTCACTGTTGTGCACGTGAGGCGGTTAGCTCCAGGTAG